A window from Macaca fascicularis isolate 582-1 chromosome 20, T2T-MFA8v1.1 encodes these proteins:
- the TAF1C gene encoding TATA box-binding protein-associated factor RNA polymerase I subunit C isoform X3, translating into MQVEKGATGISLSPHLPGELAICSRSGAVCLWSPEDGLQQVYKDPETLVFRDSSSWRWADFTAHPRVLTVGDRTGVKMVDTQGPPGCGLLLFRVGAEASCQKGERVLLTQYLGHSSSECLPPTLHLVCTQFSLYLVDERLPLVPMLKWNHGLPSPLLLARLLPPPRPGCVQPLLLGGQGGQLQLLHLAGEGASVPRLAGPPQSLPSRTDSLPAFPLLEPKIQWRLQERLKAPTIGLAAVVPPLPSAPTPGLVLFQLSAAGDVFYQQLRPQADSDHRRDSGPRGDTESDCRAPTASWTSQDTAGCSQWLKALLKVPLAPPVWTAPTFTHRQLLGSIELRREEEEGQRPDVLRKAMAQGRLLLQKDLGSLPAAEPPPAPESGPEDKLSERLGEAWAGRGAAWWERQQGRTSGPGRQPRRPKRRTQLSSTFSLSGHVDPSEDTSPPHSPEWPPADALPQPPMTPPSQELTPDACAQGVPAERRQMLHDYMAKLPPQRGTPACAATPPSSQASSVWTTRSQQHTPILSGSQRPRKKPRMGF; encoded by the exons ATGCAGGTGGAGAAGGGGGCCACAGGGATCAGCCTCAG CCCTCACCTGCCCGGGGAGCTGGCCATCTGCAGCCGCTCAGGAGCCGTCTGCCTGTGGAGCCCTGAGGATGG GCTGCAACAAGTCTACAAGGACCCCGAGACCCTTGTGTTCCGGGACTCCTCTTCCTGGCGTTGGGCAGACTTCACCGCCCACCCTCGGGTGCTGACTGTGGGTGACCGCACTGGAGTGAAGATGGTTGACACTCAG GGCCCGCCGGGCTGTGGTCTGTTGCTTTTTCGTGTGGGCGCAGAGGCTTCGTGCCAGAAAGGGGAGCGTGTCCTGCTCACCCAGTACCTGGGGCACTCCAGCTCTGAATGCCTGCCCCCTACTCTCCATCTCGTCTGTACCCAG TTCTCTCTCTACCTAGTGGACGAGCGCCTCCCCCTGGTGCCGATGCTGAAGTGGAACCAtggcctcccctccccactcctgctGGCCCGACTGCTGCCTCCGCCCCGACCCGGCTGCGTGCAGCCCCTGCTCCtcggaggccagggtgggcagctGCAACTGCTGCACCTGGCTG GAGAAGGGGCGTCAGTGCCTCGCCTGGCAGGCCCCCCCCAGTCTCTTCCTTCCAGGACTGACTCCCTCCCTGCATTTCCTCTGCTGGAGCCTAAGATCCAGTGGCGGCTGCAGGAGCGCCTGAAAGCACCAACCATAG GTCTGGCCGCCGTCGTCCCACCCTTGCCCTCGGCGCCCACACCAGGCCTGGTGCTCTTCCAGCTCTCGGCGGCGGGAGACGTCTTCTACCAGCAGCTCCGCCCCCAGGCGGACTCCGACCACCGCAGAGACTCCGGGCCTCGCGGCGACACCGAGTCTGACTGTCGTGCCCCCACTGCTTCCTGGACCTCCCAGGACACTGCCGGCTGCAGCCAGTGGCTGAAGGCCCTGCTAAAAGTGCCCCTGGCTCCTCCTGTGTGGACAGCGCCCACCTTCACCCACCGCCAGCTGCTGGGTAGCATAGAGCTGCGgcgggaggaagaggaagggcagCGGCCAGACGTGCTCCGCAAGGCCATGGCCCAAGGGCGGCTCCTGCTGCAGAAAGACCTGGGCTCCCTCCCTGCGGCAGAGCCACCCCCTGCACCCGAGTCGGGCCCAGAGGACAAGCTCAGTGAGCGCCTGGGGGAAGCCTGGGCAGGCCGAGGGGCTGCTTGGTGGGAGAGGCAGCAGGGCAGGACCTCAGGGCCCGGGAGACAGCCCAGGCGGCCCAAGCGCCGGACCCAGCTGTCCAGCACCTTTTCGCTCAGTGGCCATGTGGACCCCTCAGAGGACACCAGCCCCCCTCACAGCCCTGAGTGGCCACCTGCTGATGCTCTGCCCCAGCCCCCCATGACCCCACCCTCCCAGGAGCTGACTCCGGATGCGTGTGCCCAGGGCGTCCCCGCAGAGCGGCGGCAGATGCTCCATGACTACATGGCTAAGCTGCCACCCCAAAGGGGCACCCcagcatgtgccgccacacccccCTCCTCCCAGGCCTCCAGCGTCTGGACCACCCGCTCCCAGCAGCACACACCCATCCTCTCTGGCTCTCAGCGCCCCCGGAAGAAGCCTCGAATGGGCTTCTGA
- the TAF1C gene encoding TATA box-binding protein-associated factor RNA polymerase I subunit C isoform X2 — MDFPHSLRPALFMTGPLGLSDIADLSFTCSWQHALTLPETQPQNSENGALHVTKDLLWEPATPGPLPMLPSLIDPWDPGLTARDLLFRGGYRYRRRPRVVLDVTEQISRFLWDHGDVAFAPLGKLMLENFKLEGAGSRTKKTTVVSVKKLLQDLGGHQPWGCPWAYLSNRQRRFSILGGPILGTSVASHLAELLHEELVLRWEQLLLDEACTGGALAWVPGRTPQFGQLVYPAGGALDRLHFQEVVLSPGDSPQFLGNPGRIQLQGPVRQVVTCTVQGETLLAVRSDYHCAVWKFGKQWQPTLLQAMQVEKGATGISLSPHLPGELAICSRSGAVCLWSPEDGLQQVYKDPETLVFRDSSSWRWADFTAHPRVLTVGDRTGVKMVDTQGPPGCGLLLFRVGAEASCQKGERVLLTQYLGHSSSECLPPTLHLVCTQFSLYLVDERLPLVPMLKWNHGLPSPLLLARLLPPPRPGCVQPLLLGGQGGQLQLLHLAEGASVPRLAGPPQSLPSRTDSLPAFPLLEPKIQWRLQERLKAPTIGLAAVVPPLPSAPTPGLVLFQLSAAGDVFYQQLRPQADSDHRRDSGPRGDTESDCRAPTASWTSQDTAGCSQWLKALLKVPLAPPVWTAPTFTHRQLLGSIELRREEEEGQRPDVLRKAMAQGRLLLQKDLGSLPAAEPPPAPESGPEDKLSERLGEAWAGRGAAWWERQQGRTSGPGRQPRRPKRRTQLSSTFSLSGHVDPSEDTSPPHSPEWPPADALPQPPMTPPSQELTPDACAQGVPAERRQMLHDYMAKLPPQRGTPACAATPPSSQASSVWTTRSQQHTPILSGSQRPRKKPRMGF; from the exons ATGGACTTCCCCCACTCCCTCCGCCCCGCGTTGTTCATGACTGGACCCCTTGGTCTGAGCGACATCGCTGACCTCTCTTTCACGTGCAGCTGGCAACATGCGCTGACTCTGCCGGAGACCCAGCCCCAGAACTCAGAG AACGGGGCACTGCATGTGACCAAGGACCTGCTGTGGGAGCCGGCGACCCCTGGGCCTCTCCCCATGCTGCCTTCCCTCATCG ATCCCTGGGACCCTGGCCTGACTGCCCGGGACCTGCTTTTCCGCGGAGGGTACCGGTATCGGAGGCGACCCCGAGTCGTGCTGGATGTTACTGAGCAG atCAGCCGGTTCCTCTGGGATCATGGAGACGTAGCCTTTGCACCCCTGGGGAAGCTGATGCTGGAGAATTTCAAGCTGGAGGGAGCAGGG AGCCGCACTAAGAAGACGACAGTGGTCAGTGTGAAGAAACTGCTCCAGGACCTCGGTGGACACCAGCCCTGGGG GTGTCCCTGGGCTTACCTCAGCAACCGACAGCGCCGCTTCTCTATCCTTGGGGGCCCCATCCTGGGCACATCGGTGGCGAGCCACTTGGCAGAGCTGCTGCACGAGGAGCTGGTGCTGCGGTGGGAGCAGCTGCTTCTGGATGAGGCCTGCACTGGGGGTGCGCTGGCCTGGGTGCCTGGAAGGACACCCCAGTTCGGGCAGCTGGTCTACCCTGCTGGAGGCGCCCTGGACAGGCTGC ATTTTCAAGAGGTTGTTCTGAGCCCAGGTGACAGTCCCCAATTCCTTGGGAACCCTGGACGCATCCAGCTCCAGGGACCTGTCCGGCAGGTGGTGACATGCACTGTCCAGGGAGAAA CTCTGCTGGCCGTCCGCTCTGACTACCATTGTGCCGTGTGGAAGTTCGGTAAACAGTGGCAGCCAACCCTTCTGCAGGCAATGCAGGTGGAGAAGGGGGCCACAGGGATCAGCCTCAG CCCTCACCTGCCCGGGGAGCTGGCCATCTGCAGCCGCTCAGGAGCCGTCTGCCTGTGGAGCCCTGAGGATGG GCTGCAACAAGTCTACAAGGACCCCGAGACCCTTGTGTTCCGGGACTCCTCTTCCTGGCGTTGGGCAGACTTCACCGCCCACCCTCGGGTGCTGACTGTGGGTGACCGCACTGGAGTGAAGATGGTTGACACTCAG GGCCCGCCGGGCTGTGGTCTGTTGCTTTTTCGTGTGGGCGCAGAGGCTTCGTGCCAGAAAGGGGAGCGTGTCCTGCTCACCCAGTACCTGGGGCACTCCAGCTCTGAATGCCTGCCCCCTACTCTCCATCTCGTCTGTACCCAG TTCTCTCTCTACCTAGTGGACGAGCGCCTCCCCCTGGTGCCGATGCTGAAGTGGAACCAtggcctcccctccccactcctgctGGCCCGACTGCTGCCTCCGCCCCGACCCGGCTGCGTGCAGCCCCTGCTCCtcggaggccagggtgggcagctGCAACTGCTGCACCTGGCTG AAGGGGCGTCAGTGCCTCGCCTGGCAGGCCCCCCCCAGTCTCTTCCTTCCAGGACTGACTCCCTCCCTGCATTTCCTCTGCTGGAGCCTAAGATCCAGTGGCGGCTGCAGGAGCGCCTGAAAGCACCAACCATAG GTCTGGCCGCCGTCGTCCCACCCTTGCCCTCGGCGCCCACACCAGGCCTGGTGCTCTTCCAGCTCTCGGCGGCGGGAGACGTCTTCTACCAGCAGCTCCGCCCCCAGGCGGACTCCGACCACCGCAGAGACTCCGGGCCTCGCGGCGACACCGAGTCTGACTGTCGTGCCCCCACTGCTTCCTGGACCTCCCAGGACACTGCCGGCTGCAGCCAGTGGCTGAAGGCCCTGCTAAAAGTGCCCCTGGCTCCTCCTGTGTGGACAGCGCCCACCTTCACCCACCGCCAGCTGCTGGGTAGCATAGAGCTGCGgcgggaggaagaggaagggcagCGGCCAGACGTGCTCCGCAAGGCCATGGCCCAAGGGCGGCTCCTGCTGCAGAAAGACCTGGGCTCCCTCCCTGCGGCAGAGCCACCCCCTGCACCCGAGTCGGGCCCAGAGGACAAGCTCAGTGAGCGCCTGGGGGAAGCCTGGGCAGGCCGAGGGGCTGCTTGGTGGGAGAGGCAGCAGGGCAGGACCTCAGGGCCCGGGAGACAGCCCAGGCGGCCCAAGCGCCGGACCCAGCTGTCCAGCACCTTTTCGCTCAGTGGCCATGTGGACCCCTCAGAGGACACCAGCCCCCCTCACAGCCCTGAGTGGCCACCTGCTGATGCTCTGCCCCAGCCCCCCATGACCCCACCCTCCCAGGAGCTGACTCCGGATGCGTGTGCCCAGGGCGTCCCCGCAGAGCGGCGGCAGATGCTCCATGACTACATGGCTAAGCTGCCACCCCAAAGGGGCACCCcagcatgtgccgccacacccccCTCCTCCCAGGCCTCCAGCGTCTGGACCACCCGCTCCCAGCAGCACACACCCATCCTCTCTGGCTCTCAGCGCCCCCGGAAGAAGCCTCGAATGGGCTTCTGA
- the TAF1C gene encoding TATA box-binding protein-associated factor RNA polymerase I subunit C isoform X1, with protein MDFPHSLRPALFMTGPLGLSDIADLSFTCSWQHALTLPETQPQNSENGALHVTKDLLWEPATPGPLPMLPSLIDPWDPGLTARDLLFRGGYRYRRRPRVVLDVTEQISRFLWDHGDVAFAPLGKLMLENFKLEGAGSRTKKTTVVSVKKLLQDLGGHQPWGCPWAYLSNRQRRFSILGGPILGTSVASHLAELLHEELVLRWEQLLLDEACTGGALAWVPGRTPQFGQLVYPAGGALDRLHFQEVVLSPGDSPQFLGNPGRIQLQGPVRQVVTCTVQGETLLAVRSDYHCAVWKFGKQWQPTLLQAMQVEKGATGISLSPHLPGELAICSRSGAVCLWSPEDGLQQVYKDPETLVFRDSSSWRWADFTAHPRVLTVGDRTGVKMVDTQGPPGCGLLLFRVGAEASCQKGERVLLTQYLGHSSSECLPPTLHLVCTQFSLYLVDERLPLVPMLKWNHGLPSPLLLARLLPPPRPGCVQPLLLGGQGGQLQLLHLAGEGASVPRLAGPPQSLPSRTDSLPAFPLLEPKIQWRLQERLKAPTIGLAAVVPPLPSAPTPGLVLFQLSAAGDVFYQQLRPQADSDHRRDSGPRGDTESDCRAPTASWTSQDTAGCSQWLKALLKVPLAPPVWTAPTFTHRQLLGSIELRREEEEGQRPDVLRKAMAQGRLLLQKDLGSLPAAEPPPAPESGPEDKLSERLGEAWAGRGAAWWERQQGRTSGPGRQPRRPKRRTQLSSTFSLSGHVDPSEDTSPPHSPEWPPADALPQPPMTPPSQELTPDACAQGVPAERRQMLHDYMAKLPPQRGTPACAATPPSSQASSVWTTRSQQHTPILSGSQRPRKKPRMGF; from the exons ATGGACTTCCCCCACTCCCTCCGCCCCGCGTTGTTCATGACTGGACCCCTTGGTCTGAGCGACATCGCTGACCTCTCTTTCACGTGCAGCTGGCAACATGCGCTGACTCTGCCGGAGACCCAGCCCCAGAACTCAGAG AACGGGGCACTGCATGTGACCAAGGACCTGCTGTGGGAGCCGGCGACCCCTGGGCCTCTCCCCATGCTGCCTTCCCTCATCG ATCCCTGGGACCCTGGCCTGACTGCCCGGGACCTGCTTTTCCGCGGAGGGTACCGGTATCGGAGGCGACCCCGAGTCGTGCTGGATGTTACTGAGCAG atCAGCCGGTTCCTCTGGGATCATGGAGACGTAGCCTTTGCACCCCTGGGGAAGCTGATGCTGGAGAATTTCAAGCTGGAGGGAGCAGGG AGCCGCACTAAGAAGACGACAGTGGTCAGTGTGAAGAAACTGCTCCAGGACCTCGGTGGACACCAGCCCTGGGG GTGTCCCTGGGCTTACCTCAGCAACCGACAGCGCCGCTTCTCTATCCTTGGGGGCCCCATCCTGGGCACATCGGTGGCGAGCCACTTGGCAGAGCTGCTGCACGAGGAGCTGGTGCTGCGGTGGGAGCAGCTGCTTCTGGATGAGGCCTGCACTGGGGGTGCGCTGGCCTGGGTGCCTGGAAGGACACCCCAGTTCGGGCAGCTGGTCTACCCTGCTGGAGGCGCCCTGGACAGGCTGC ATTTTCAAGAGGTTGTTCTGAGCCCAGGTGACAGTCCCCAATTCCTTGGGAACCCTGGACGCATCCAGCTCCAGGGACCTGTCCGGCAGGTGGTGACATGCACTGTCCAGGGAGAAA CTCTGCTGGCCGTCCGCTCTGACTACCATTGTGCCGTGTGGAAGTTCGGTAAACAGTGGCAGCCAACCCTTCTGCAGGCAATGCAGGTGGAGAAGGGGGCCACAGGGATCAGCCTCAG CCCTCACCTGCCCGGGGAGCTGGCCATCTGCAGCCGCTCAGGAGCCGTCTGCCTGTGGAGCCCTGAGGATGG GCTGCAACAAGTCTACAAGGACCCCGAGACCCTTGTGTTCCGGGACTCCTCTTCCTGGCGTTGGGCAGACTTCACCGCCCACCCTCGGGTGCTGACTGTGGGTGACCGCACTGGAGTGAAGATGGTTGACACTCAG GGCCCGCCGGGCTGTGGTCTGTTGCTTTTTCGTGTGGGCGCAGAGGCTTCGTGCCAGAAAGGGGAGCGTGTCCTGCTCACCCAGTACCTGGGGCACTCCAGCTCTGAATGCCTGCCCCCTACTCTCCATCTCGTCTGTACCCAG TTCTCTCTCTACCTAGTGGACGAGCGCCTCCCCCTGGTGCCGATGCTGAAGTGGAACCAtggcctcccctccccactcctgctGGCCCGACTGCTGCCTCCGCCCCGACCCGGCTGCGTGCAGCCCCTGCTCCtcggaggccagggtgggcagctGCAACTGCTGCACCTGGCTG GAGAAGGGGCGTCAGTGCCTCGCCTGGCAGGCCCCCCCCAGTCTCTTCCTTCCAGGACTGACTCCCTCCCTGCATTTCCTCTGCTGGAGCCTAAGATCCAGTGGCGGCTGCAGGAGCGCCTGAAAGCACCAACCATAG GTCTGGCCGCCGTCGTCCCACCCTTGCCCTCGGCGCCCACACCAGGCCTGGTGCTCTTCCAGCTCTCGGCGGCGGGAGACGTCTTCTACCAGCAGCTCCGCCCCCAGGCGGACTCCGACCACCGCAGAGACTCCGGGCCTCGCGGCGACACCGAGTCTGACTGTCGTGCCCCCACTGCTTCCTGGACCTCCCAGGACACTGCCGGCTGCAGCCAGTGGCTGAAGGCCCTGCTAAAAGTGCCCCTGGCTCCTCCTGTGTGGACAGCGCCCACCTTCACCCACCGCCAGCTGCTGGGTAGCATAGAGCTGCGgcgggaggaagaggaagggcagCGGCCAGACGTGCTCCGCAAGGCCATGGCCCAAGGGCGGCTCCTGCTGCAGAAAGACCTGGGCTCCCTCCCTGCGGCAGAGCCACCCCCTGCACCCGAGTCGGGCCCAGAGGACAAGCTCAGTGAGCGCCTGGGGGAAGCCTGGGCAGGCCGAGGGGCTGCTTGGTGGGAGAGGCAGCAGGGCAGGACCTCAGGGCCCGGGAGACAGCCCAGGCGGCCCAAGCGCCGGACCCAGCTGTCCAGCACCTTTTCGCTCAGTGGCCATGTGGACCCCTCAGAGGACACCAGCCCCCCTCACAGCCCTGAGTGGCCACCTGCTGATGCTCTGCCCCAGCCCCCCATGACCCCACCCTCCCAGGAGCTGACTCCGGATGCGTGTGCCCAGGGCGTCCCCGCAGAGCGGCGGCAGATGCTCCATGACTACATGGCTAAGCTGCCACCCCAAAGGGGCACCCcagcatgtgccgccacacccccCTCCTCCCAGGCCTCCAGCGTCTGGACCACCCGCTCCCAGCAGCACACACCCATCCTCTCTGGCTCTCAGCGCCCCCGGAAGAAGCCTCGAATGGGCTTCTGA
- the TAF1C gene encoding TATA box-binding protein-associated factor RNA polymerase I subunit C isoform X4 — MQVEKGATGISLSPHLPGELAICSRSGAVCLWSPEDGLQQVYKDPETLVFRDSSSWRWADFTAHPRVLTVGDRTGVKMVDTQGPPGCGLLLFRVGAEASCQKGERVLLTQYLGHSSSECLPPTLHLVCTQFSLYLVDERLPLVPMLKWNHGLPSPLLLARLLPPPRPGCVQPLLLGGQGGQLQLLHLAEGASVPRLAGPPQSLPSRTDSLPAFPLLEPKIQWRLQERLKAPTIGLAAVVPPLPSAPTPGLVLFQLSAAGDVFYQQLRPQADSDHRRDSGPRGDTESDCRAPTASWTSQDTAGCSQWLKALLKVPLAPPVWTAPTFTHRQLLGSIELRREEEEGQRPDVLRKAMAQGRLLLQKDLGSLPAAEPPPAPESGPEDKLSERLGEAWAGRGAAWWERQQGRTSGPGRQPRRPKRRTQLSSTFSLSGHVDPSEDTSPPHSPEWPPADALPQPPMTPPSQELTPDACAQGVPAERRQMLHDYMAKLPPQRGTPACAATPPSSQASSVWTTRSQQHTPILSGSQRPRKKPRMGF, encoded by the exons ATGCAGGTGGAGAAGGGGGCCACAGGGATCAGCCTCAG CCCTCACCTGCCCGGGGAGCTGGCCATCTGCAGCCGCTCAGGAGCCGTCTGCCTGTGGAGCCCTGAGGATGG GCTGCAACAAGTCTACAAGGACCCCGAGACCCTTGTGTTCCGGGACTCCTCTTCCTGGCGTTGGGCAGACTTCACCGCCCACCCTCGGGTGCTGACTGTGGGTGACCGCACTGGAGTGAAGATGGTTGACACTCAG GGCCCGCCGGGCTGTGGTCTGTTGCTTTTTCGTGTGGGCGCAGAGGCTTCGTGCCAGAAAGGGGAGCGTGTCCTGCTCACCCAGTACCTGGGGCACTCCAGCTCTGAATGCCTGCCCCCTACTCTCCATCTCGTCTGTACCCAG TTCTCTCTCTACCTAGTGGACGAGCGCCTCCCCCTGGTGCCGATGCTGAAGTGGAACCAtggcctcccctccccactcctgctGGCCCGACTGCTGCCTCCGCCCCGACCCGGCTGCGTGCAGCCCCTGCTCCtcggaggccagggtgggcagctGCAACTGCTGCACCTGGCTG AAGGGGCGTCAGTGCCTCGCCTGGCAGGCCCCCCCCAGTCTCTTCCTTCCAGGACTGACTCCCTCCCTGCATTTCCTCTGCTGGAGCCTAAGATCCAGTGGCGGCTGCAGGAGCGCCTGAAAGCACCAACCATAG GTCTGGCCGCCGTCGTCCCACCCTTGCCCTCGGCGCCCACACCAGGCCTGGTGCTCTTCCAGCTCTCGGCGGCGGGAGACGTCTTCTACCAGCAGCTCCGCCCCCAGGCGGACTCCGACCACCGCAGAGACTCCGGGCCTCGCGGCGACACCGAGTCTGACTGTCGTGCCCCCACTGCTTCCTGGACCTCCCAGGACACTGCCGGCTGCAGCCAGTGGCTGAAGGCCCTGCTAAAAGTGCCCCTGGCTCCTCCTGTGTGGACAGCGCCCACCTTCACCCACCGCCAGCTGCTGGGTAGCATAGAGCTGCGgcgggaggaagaggaagggcagCGGCCAGACGTGCTCCGCAAGGCCATGGCCCAAGGGCGGCTCCTGCTGCAGAAAGACCTGGGCTCCCTCCCTGCGGCAGAGCCACCCCCTGCACCCGAGTCGGGCCCAGAGGACAAGCTCAGTGAGCGCCTGGGGGAAGCCTGGGCAGGCCGAGGGGCTGCTTGGTGGGAGAGGCAGCAGGGCAGGACCTCAGGGCCCGGGAGACAGCCCAGGCGGCCCAAGCGCCGGACCCAGCTGTCCAGCACCTTTTCGCTCAGTGGCCATGTGGACCCCTCAGAGGACACCAGCCCCCCTCACAGCCCTGAGTGGCCACCTGCTGATGCTCTGCCCCAGCCCCCCATGACCCCACCCTCCCAGGAGCTGACTCCGGATGCGTGTGCCCAGGGCGTCCCCGCAGAGCGGCGGCAGATGCTCCATGACTACATGGCTAAGCTGCCACCCCAAAGGGGCACCCcagcatgtgccgccacacccccCTCCTCCCAGGCCTCCAGCGTCTGGACCACCCGCTCCCAGCAGCACACACCCATCCTCTCTGGCTCTCAGCGCCCCCGGAAGAAGCCTCGAATGGGCTTCTGA
- the TAF1C gene encoding TATA box-binding protein-associated factor RNA polymerase I subunit C isoform X5, with translation MPAPYSPSRLYPDNHPANQTQPWMNLWPRHAVDPTAGANRQFSLYLVDERLPLVPMLKWNHGLPSPLLLARLLPPPRPGCVQPLLLGGQGGQLQLLHLAGEGASVPRLAGPPQSLPSRTDSLPAFPLLEPKIQWRLQERLKAPTIGLAAVVPPLPSAPTPGLVLFQLSAAGDVFYQQLRPQADSDHRRDSGPRGDTESDCRAPTASWTSQDTAGCSQWLKALLKVPLAPPVWTAPTFTHRQLLGSIELRREEEEGQRPDVLRKAMAQGRLLLQKDLGSLPAAEPPPAPESGPEDKLSERLGEAWAGRGAAWWERQQGRTSGPGRQPRRPKRRTQLSSTFSLSGHVDPSEDTSPPHSPEWPPADALPQPPMTPPSQELTPDACAQGVPAERRQMLHDYMAKLPPQRGTPACAATPPSSQASSVWTTRSQQHTPILSGSQRPRKKPRMGF, from the exons ATGCCTGCCCCCTACTCTCCATCTCGTCTGTACCCAG ATAACCACCCAGCAAACCAGACTCAACCCTGGATGAATCTGTGGCCCCGGCACGCAGTGGATCCCACAGCCGGTGCTAACAGGCAG TTCTCTCTCTACCTAGTGGACGAGCGCCTCCCCCTGGTGCCGATGCTGAAGTGGAACCAtggcctcccctccccactcctgctGGCCCGACTGCTGCCTCCGCCCCGACCCGGCTGCGTGCAGCCCCTGCTCCtcggaggccagggtgggcagctGCAACTGCTGCACCTGGCTG GAGAAGGGGCGTCAGTGCCTCGCCTGGCAGGCCCCCCCCAGTCTCTTCCTTCCAGGACTGACTCCCTCCCTGCATTTCCTCTGCTGGAGCCTAAGATCCAGTGGCGGCTGCAGGAGCGCCTGAAAGCACCAACCATAG GTCTGGCCGCCGTCGTCCCACCCTTGCCCTCGGCGCCCACACCAGGCCTGGTGCTCTTCCAGCTCTCGGCGGCGGGAGACGTCTTCTACCAGCAGCTCCGCCCCCAGGCGGACTCCGACCACCGCAGAGACTCCGGGCCTCGCGGCGACACCGAGTCTGACTGTCGTGCCCCCACTGCTTCCTGGACCTCCCAGGACACTGCCGGCTGCAGCCAGTGGCTGAAGGCCCTGCTAAAAGTGCCCCTGGCTCCTCCTGTGTGGACAGCGCCCACCTTCACCCACCGCCAGCTGCTGGGTAGCATAGAGCTGCGgcgggaggaagaggaagggcagCGGCCAGACGTGCTCCGCAAGGCCATGGCCCAAGGGCGGCTCCTGCTGCAGAAAGACCTGGGCTCCCTCCCTGCGGCAGAGCCACCCCCTGCACCCGAGTCGGGCCCAGAGGACAAGCTCAGTGAGCGCCTGGGGGAAGCCTGGGCAGGCCGAGGGGCTGCTTGGTGGGAGAGGCAGCAGGGCAGGACCTCAGGGCCCGGGAGACAGCCCAGGCGGCCCAAGCGCCGGACCCAGCTGTCCAGCACCTTTTCGCTCAGTGGCCATGTGGACCCCTCAGAGGACACCAGCCCCCCTCACAGCCCTGAGTGGCCACCTGCTGATGCTCTGCCCCAGCCCCCCATGACCCCACCCTCCCAGGAGCTGACTCCGGATGCGTGTGCCCAGGGCGTCCCCGCAGAGCGGCGGCAGATGCTCCATGACTACATGGCTAAGCTGCCACCCCAAAGGGGCACCCcagcatgtgccgccacacccccCTCCTCCCAGGCCTCCAGCGTCTGGACCACCCGCTCCCAGCAGCACACACCCATCCTCTCTGGCTCTCAGCGCCCCCGGAAGAAGCCTCGAATGGGCTTCTGA